CTGGCCGCGCCGGCCGGCACCCGCGCGACGCTCGGTCTGGACCCCGGCTTCCGCACGGGCGTGAAGGTCGCCGTCGTCGACGCGACGGGCAAGGCCGTCGCCACCGACGTGATCCACCCGCACGTCCCGGCCAACCGGTGGGACGAGGCGATCGCCAGGCTGGCCCGGCTGGCCGAGGAGCACGCGGTCGAGCTGGTCGCCATCGGCAACGGCACCGCGTCCCGGGAGACCGACAAGCTCGCCGGTGAACTCCTCGCCAGGCACCCCGAGCTGAAGCTCACCAAGGTCATGGTGTCCGAGGCCGGCGCCTCGGTGTACTCGGCGTCGCAGTACGCCTCGCAGGAACTGCCCGGCATGGACGTGTCGCTGCGCGGCGCGGTCTCCATCGCCCGCCGGCTGCAGGACCCGCTGGCCGAACTGGTGAAGATCGACCCGAAGTCGATCGGCGTCGGCCAGTACCAGCACGACCTGTCGGAGGTGAAGCTCTCCCGCTCGCTGGACGCGGTGGTGGAGGACTGCGTCAACGGCGTCGGCGTGGACGTCAACACCGCCTCCGTGCCGCTGCTCTCGCGGGTGTCCGGCATTTCCGCCTCGCTCGCCGAGAACATCGTCGCGCACCGGGACGCCAACGGGCCGTTCACGTCCCGCTCCGAGCTGAAGAAGGTGCCGCGGCTCGGCCCGAAGGCGTACGAGCAGTGCGCGGGCTTCCTGCGCATCCGGGGCGGATCCGACCCGCTGGACGCCTCCAGCGTGCACCCCGAGGCGTACCCGGTGGTGCGGCGCATGGTGAAGACGACGGGGCAGCAGGTCGCCTCCCTCATCGGCAACACCGGCGTGCTGCGCTCGCTGCGGCCGGCGGACTTCGTGGACGACACGTTCGGTCTGCCGACCGTCACCGACATCCTGAAGGAGCTGGAGAAGCCGGGGCGCGACCCGCGGCCCGCGTTCCGGACGGCCACCTTCAAGGAGGGGGTGGAGAAGCTCTCCGACCTGTCCGCCGGGATGGTGCTGGAGGGCGTGGTGACGAACGTGGCCGCCTTCGGCGCGTTCGTGGACGTCGGTGTCCACCAGGACGGCCTGGTGCACGTCTCCGCGATGTCGAAGACGTTCGTGAAGGACCCGCGGGACGTGGTGAAGCCCGGCGACATCGTCAAGGTGAAGGTCCTCGACGTGGACGTCCCGCGCAAGCGGATCGCGCTGACGCTGCGGCTGGACGACGAGGCCGCCGCGCGGGGGGCGGACGGGGGCCGGCCGCAGCGGGGCGGCGGGGCCCGGCCGCCCCAGCAGCGGCAGGGGCAGCGGCAGGGCCGTACCGACCGGGGCGGTGACCGGGGCGGGCGGCAGGCTCCGCCGCCGGCCGGCGGTGCGATGGCCGACGCGCTGCGGCGGGCGGGGCTGCTCGATCCGAAGAACGGGCGGCGGGCCTGAGCACCGGGGCTCCGCCCCCTGCGCCCGCCCGGCGCGCCTCACGGGGCCGTCTCCCGCGCCCCGTGAGACGCGCCGGAGGGTGCGGGGCCCAGGGCCTGTGGTCCCGATCCCGCCGGGCTCGCGGGCCCCGGTGCCCGATCGGGCCCGATCCGGCCCGATCCGGACGGAAGGCCCTAGCGTTCGGCCACCGTGCCCGCCGCCACCTCCAGGCGGCGGGTCACCCGGACCGCGTCGAGCATGCGGCGGTCGTGGGTGACCAGCAGGAGGGTGCCCTCGTAGGAGTCGAGGGCCGACTCCAGCTGCTCGATGGCGGGCAGGTCGAGGTGGTTGGTCGGTTCGTCGAGGACCAGGAGGTTGACGCCCCTGCCCTGGAGCAGGGCGAGGGCCGCGCGGGTGCGTTCGCCCGGGGAGAGGCCCCCGGCCGGGCGCAGCACGTGGCCGGACTTCAGGCCGAACTTGGCGAGCAGGGTGCGCACCTCGGCCGGCTCGGTGCCGGGGACGGCCGCGGCGAAGGCGTCGAGCAGCGACTCGGTCCCGTGGAAGAGCCGGCGGGCCTGGTCGACCTCGCCGACCAGCACGCCCGAGCCGAGCGCGGCGTGGCCCGAGTCCAGCGGCACGCGGCCTAGCAGGGCGCCGAGCAGGGTGGACTTGCCGGCTCCGTTGGCTCCGGTGACCGCGATCCGGTCCGCCCAGTCGACCTGCAGGGACACCGGGCCGAAGGTGAAGCCGCCGCGCCGGACCTCGGCGTCCCTGAGGGTCGCCACGACCGCGCCCGAACGCGGCGCGGCGGCGATCTCCATGCGCAGTTCCCACTCCTTGCGGGGCTCCTCGACCACGTCCAGGCGCTCGATCATGCGCTGGGTCTGCCGGGCCTTGGCGGCCTGCTTCTCGCTGGCCTCGCTGCGGAACTTGCGGCCGATCTTGTCGTTGTCGTCGCCCGCCCTGCGCCGGGCGTTCTTCACGCCCTTGTCCATCCAGGCCCGCTGCGTCCGGGCGCGGTCCTGGAGGGCGGCCCGTTTGTCGGCGTACTCGTCGTAGTCCTCGCGGGCGTGCCGGCGGGCGACCTCTCGCTCCTCCAGGTAGGCCGCGTAGCCGCCGCCGTAGAGGTTGATCCGCTGCTGGGCGAGGTCGAGTTCGAGGACCTTGGTGACCGTGCGGGTGAGGAACTCGCGGTCGTGGCTGACGACGACGGTGCCCGCGCGCAGACCGGTGACGAAGCGCTCCAGGCGTTCCAGGCCGTCGAGGTCGAGGTCGTTGGTGGGCTCGTCGAGCAGGAAGACGTCGTAGCGGGACAGCAGGAGGGAGGCGAGGCCGGCGCGGGCCGCCTGGCCGCCGGACAGGGAGGTCATCGGCTGGTCGAGGCCGACGGCCAGGCCGAGGGAGTCGGCGACCTCCTCGGCGCGCTCCTCCAGGTCGGCGCCGCCCAGGTGCAACCAGCGCTCCAGGCTGCCGGCGTAGGCGTCGTCGGCGCCGGGCGCGCCGTCGACCAGCGCCTGCGTGGCCTCGTCCATGGCCCGCTGGGCCCCGGCGACGCCGGTGCGGCGGGCCAGGAACTCCCGGACGCTCTCCCCGGGCCTGCGCTCGGGCTCCTGCGGGAGGTGGCCGACGGCCGCGGTCGGCGGGGAGAGCCTGAGGTCGCCCTGCTCGGGCGGGGCCAGTCCGGCGAGCAGGCGCAGCAGGGTGGACTTGCCCGCGCCGTTGGCACCGACCAGCCCGATCACGTCGCCGGGCGCGACGACGAGGTCGAGTCCGGAGAAGAGGGAGCGGTCGCCGTGCCCGGCGGCGAGGTTCTTGGCGACGAGGGTGGCAGTCATCAGGGGCCGATCCTAATGCGCCGTGCGGCCACCGCTCAGCGGGGTTTCCCGGCCCGGGCCGCCGCGACGGGGCCGCCGCGGTGCCGGGCCCGCGGGCCGTGCGAACGGCGGACACGGCGGTGGGGCAGGCCTTATCGTCCCTGGCGTGGAGCGCGGGTCGAGTGACGAAGTGGTCGTGGTCGGGAGCGGGATCGCCGGGCTGACGACGGCGGTGCTGCTGGCCGAGTCCGGGCGGCGGACGCGGGTGTGGGCGCGGGAGCCCGCCGGGCGCACGGCCTCGGCGGTCGCCGGCGCCCTGTGGTGGCCGTACCGGATCGGCCCCGAGCCCCTGGTCGGTGCGTGGGCGCTGGACACCCTCGGGGTGTACGAGGAACTGGCGGACCGCCCCGGGGAGACGGGGGTGCGTCTGGTCGACGGCGTGCACCGCGGGGCGCGGCTGGACGAGCTGGGCGCGTGGGCGGGCCGGGTGCCGGGGCTGCGGGCGGTGGCCGACGGCCTGGCGGCGCGGCTGCCGCTGATCGACATGCCGGTGCACCTGGCCTGGCTGCGGGAGCGCTTCGCGCGGGCGGGCGGCACGGTCGAGGAGCGGGAGGTGACGGACCTGGCGGCGGTGCCCGCCGCCGTCGTGGTCAACTGCACCGGTCTGGGGGCGCGTTCGCTGGTGCCGGATCCGGCCGTGCGCCCCGTGCGGGGGCAGCTGGTCGTGGTGGAGAATCCGGGGATCACGACCTGGTACACCTCCGTCGACCATGTCCCGGACGCCTCCACGTACTTCTTCCCGCAGCCGGGCGGACTGCTCCTCGGCGGCACGGCGGAGGAGGACGCCTGGTCCCGGGAGCCGGACCCGGCCACGGCCGCGGAGATCGTCGCCCGCTGCGCGGCCGTCCGCCCGGAGATCGCCGGTGCCCGGGTGCTGGCCCACCGGGTGGGGCTGCGGCCCGTCCGGGACGCGGTGCGGCTGGAACGCCGGTCCCTGCCGGACGGGCGGACCCTGGTGCACAACTACGGCCACGGCGGCGCCGGGGTCACGGTGGCCTGGGGCTGCGCCCGGGAGGCGGCCCTGCTGGCGAGCGCGGCGGCGTGAGCCGGCGGGCCGTGTTCCCGGGTGGCCGGGCGGCCGGCTCGCGGGTCGCGGCCGGGCCGTGTGCGGGGGACCTCCCGGCGTGCGGGCCGGCGTGCGCGGACGGTGCTCCCGCCGGCGTGCCCGCCGACCGCCGCGCAGGAGGGGGCCGCCGACGCACCGCCGGCACCCGTGACGGCCGGATGGCGGTCGTGTGACAGCGGGGGCCGTGGACGGCCCGCGGGTCGCGGGGGCTCAATAGGCTTCGCACGTGTTTCCCGAACGGACGCACCCTCCCCACGACTTGGAGCTGACGTGCACCGCAGAATCCTCGCACCGGGCGCACTCGCGGCGGCCTCCCTCCTGCTGGCGGTTCCGGCATCGGCCGCGAGCCGCTCCCCCGGCGCGCCGGGCATCGGCGACCCCTACTACCCGTACTACGGCAACGGCGGCTACGACGTCTCCCACTACGACCTGAGGCTGCAGTACCAGCCGCGGACCGACGCGCTGGAGGGCACGGCGACCATCTCGGCGCGGACCACGCAGGACCTGTCCGGCTTCGACCTGGACTTCCTGCTGGACGTGAGCGAGGTGCGGGTCAACGGCGCCCGGGCGGCCTTCACGGCGTCCGGCGAGCACGAGCTGGTGGTCACCCCCAAGGCGCCGCTGGCCGCGGGCACGCCGATCACCGTCGTCGTCCGCTACAGCGGGGTGCCGTCGACGAAGAGCGCGTACGGGTTCACCACCTGGCACCGCACGCCCGACGGCGCGGTGGCCGCCGACGAGCCCGAGGCCGCCTGGTGGTGGTTCCCGAGCAACGACCACCCCAGCGACAAGGCCACCTACGACGTGTCGGTGGCCGTGCCCGACGGCACCCGGGCCATCTCCAACGGCACCCTGCAGTCGACCAGTTCGAAACTGGGGTGGACGCGCTACACCTGGCGGCAGAACAAGCCGCAGGCCACCTACCTGGCCACCCTGGCGCTCGGCAGGTTCGACCTCACCACGAGCACCTCCGAGGGCGGGGTGCCGGTCGTCAACGCCTACAGCGAGGACCTCGGCGACGACGAGGGGGCCGCGCGGGCGAGCCTGGAGCGCACCGGGGAGATCGTGGACTGGCTGAGCGGCTACTTCGGGCCGTACCCGTTCGCCTCGGCCGGCGGGTACGTGCCGAACACCACCACCGGGTACGCGCTGGAGACGCAGACCCGCGTCTTCTACAGCCCGAAGCAGTTCGCCAACGGCTCCAACACCTCGGTGGTCGTGCACGAGCTGGCCCACCAGTGGTACGGCGACGACGTGTCGCTGAAGGGCTGGAAGGACATCTGGCTCAACGAGGGCTTCGCGCGGTACGCGCAGTGGCTGTGGTCCGAGCACGAGGGCGAGGGCACGGCGCAGGAACTCGCCGACTACGTGTACGCCTCGCACCCGGCCGACGACCCCTTCTGGACGGTCGCGCCCGGTGACCCGGGCCCGGACCACCAGTTCGACACCCCCGTCTACGACCGGGGGGCGCTCGCCGTCCAGGCGCTGCGCAACGAGATCGGCGACGACGCGTTCTTCGCACTGCTGAAGGGCTGGCCGAAGGAGCACGCGTACGGCAACGCCTCGGTGGCCGACTTCCAGCGGTACGCCGAGCAGGTCTCCGGCACGCCGCTGGCCGCGCTGTTCGACACCTGGCTGTTCCGGCCGTCGAAGCCGGCCGCGCCCGCGGCGCGCGCGGCGTCCGTCGCGCAGCCGGCCGCGCCCGGGACCGCCGTCGCGCAACCGCGGTCGTGGAAGGGGATCGAGGCGACGAACGGCGTGCACGGGCGCTGATGCCCCGGGGCGGCCGTCACCGGCCGGGCCCGGCCGGCCGCCCGAGGAGGTCGTGCCGGCCCACCGCGTCCGCGCGGGTGGCCGGGACGGTGCAGGCGCGGGCCCGGCGACGGCGCCGCGGCGGGCGCACCGCCCGGCGGGGCGGTCGTGAGGGCCGGGGAAGCGCTCTGCGGCACCGCAGCCCGGTGCCACTGCCCGTGGCACCGGGCTGCGGTGCCGCTCCGCCCTACCGCGGCAGCCCCGTCGGCTCCTGGCCGGCGGCCCGGGACACCCGGCGGCGCACGCCGAACCAGCCGGCGAGCAGGAGGACGGCGATCACCGGGATGAGCAGCAGGGTCTTGCGGCCGACCTCGGCGTCGTTGCCCATCATGCCGAGGCAGACCAGCAGGAAGGCGATCGTGGCGATCTCCGCGACCGGGCTGAACCGCAGCCGGAAGGGGGGCCGGGTGACCAGGCCGGCGCGGGCGCGGCGGACGAAGACCAGGTGGCAGATCATGATGATCACCCAGGTGCTGATGATGCCGAGGGAGGCGACGTTCAGCACGATCTCGAAGGCCTGGCTGGGCACCAGGTAGTTCAGGCCGACGCCGAGCACGCAGACCGCGCAGGTCAGCAGGATGCCGCCGTAGGGGACCTGGCTGCGGTTCATGCGGGCGGTGAACCTGGGCGCGGAGCCCGCCGTGGCCATGGAGCGCAGGATGCGGCCGGTGGAGTACAGGCCGGAGTTCAGCGAGGACATGGCGGCGGTCAGCACGACCAGGTTCATCACGTCACCGGCCGCCGGGACGCCGATCTTCGACAGGACCGTCACGAAGGGGCTCTCGTCGGCGGAGTACACCGAGCCGGGCAGCAGCAGGGCGAGCAGCACGACGGAGCCGACGTAGAACAGGCCCACCCGCCACATGATCGAGTTCACCGCGCGCGGGACGACCTTCTCCGGTTCGGCGGTCTCGCCCGCGGCCACCCCGACCAGTTCCAGGGCGGCGTAGGCGAAGATCACGCCCTGCATTACGAGGACCACCGGCATCACGCCGTGCGGGAGGAGGCCGCCGTGGTCGGTGATGACGCCCGGGCCCGGCTTCCGGCCGTCCACGTCGTGCTGGGTGGCGAGCAGGAAGACGCCGATGAGCATGAAGCCGACGAGGGTGACGACCTTGATGATCGCGAACCAGAACTCCATCTCGCCGAAGATCTTCACCGAGATCAGGTTCACGGCGAGGACCACCGCGAGGGCGACCAGCGCGAGCACCCACTGCGGGATGGAGGTGAACGTGCTCCAGTAGTGCGCGTAGAGCGCGATCGCGGTGATGTCGGCGATGCCGGTGGTCGACCAGTTCAGGAAGTACATCCAGCCGGCGACGTAGGCGCCCTTCTCGCCGAGGAACTCGCGCGCGTAGGACACGAAGGAGCCGGAGGACGGGCGGTACAGCACCAGCTCGCCGAGGGCGCGGACCACGAAGAAGGCGAAGACTCCGCAGACCAGGTAGGCCAGGGCGAGTGCCGGGCCCGCGCTGTGCAGGCGGCCGCCGGCGCCCAGGAACAGGCCGGTGCCGATGGCGCCGCCGATGGCGATCATGTTGACGTGGCGGGCCTTGAGGTCCTTGCTGTAGCCGGCGTCGCCCGCGTCCGCGGGCGTCCGGGCCGCCTGGTCGGGGGCGGCGGCCTGTGCCGATTCCACGGCGTCCTTGCTCACGGGCGGTCCACTTCCTGGTGCGCCCGGACCGGGTGGGCCCGGGGTTCGTGCAGGTGACGGCCCGCACCGGCCCTGGTGAGCCGCGGTACAGACCAAAGCAGCAGTTTCCCAGAGCGGACGACCGGCATGCGGTGGCCTAGGTCACAGAGCGGTACTTCTCACATCTCCTCCCCGGGTTTCACACCTTTGGTGAGACAGCGATACTGCTGCGCATGACGACCGAGGCCGAGGAGCCGACCCTCACCATCGACGAGCTGGCCGCGCGGTCCGGCGTCTCCGTGCGCACGGTCCGCTTCTACAGCACCCGCGGCCTGCTCCCGCCGCCGCGGATCGGCCCGCGCCGGGTGGGGCGCTACGGCCGTGCGCACCTGGCGCGGCTGGAGCTGATCGAGGAGCTGCAGCTCCAGGGCATGACGCTGGCCGCGATCGAGCGGTACCTGCGCCGGCTGCCGCCGGACCTGAGCGCGCAGGACCTCGCCGTGCACCGGGCCGTCGTGTCCTCGTGGGCCCCGGAGGCGGTGGAGACGGTGCCGCGGGAGGAGCTGGGGCGGCGGGCCGGTCGGGCGCTGTCCGACGAGGACGTGCGCCGGCTGGTGGCGATGGACGTGGTCGCCCCCGCCGCGGACGCGCAGGACGCCTACCGCGTCGACTCCGGGCTGCTGCGGCTCGGCGTGGAACTGCTCGACGTCCCGCTGTCCCAGGAGGTGGTCCTGGCGGCCCGCGCCTCGCTCATCGAGCACTCGCGCGCCGCGGCGCGGGAGCTGTCGCGGCTGCTGCGGGACGCGGTCGCCGAACGGGACGCGCAGGACGTGCGCTCCCTGTCCGCGCACGTGCAGCCCCTGGTGGTGCAGGCCCTGCTGACGACCTTCCAGCGGTCGCTGAAGCGGGAGGTGCGGGAGTGGCTGGCGGAGGCGGAGCAGGAGCACACCCGGGAAGAACGGCCTCCCCGGGGTGCGCCCCGCGCGTGAGGCGGTGTCTCAGCGCCCGTCGGTGAAGGTCTCCCCCTTGGCGGCCTTCTCCACGAGCAGCGCGGGCGGGGTGAACCGCTCGCCGTAGCGCTCGGCGAGCTCGCGCGCGCGTGCCACGAAGCCGGGCAGGCCTCCCTCGTAGCCGTTGACGTACTGCAGCACACCGCCGGTCCAGCCGGGGAAGCCGATGCCGAGGACGGAGCCGATGTTGGCGTCGGCCACGGAGGTCAGGACGCCCTCCTCGAGGAGGCGCACGGTGTCCAGCGCCTCGGAGAAGAGCATCCGCTCCTGCATGTCCCGGAACGGGATCTCGTGGCCGGGCCGGGTGAAGTGCTCGCGCAGCCCCGGCCACAGCCCGGCCCGCCGGCCGTCCTCCGTGTAGTCGTAGAAGCCGGCCCCGCCGCTGCGGCCGGTGCGGCCGAACTCGTCGACCAGGCGGTCGACGACCGCCTCGGCCGGGTGCGCGGTCCAGGTGCCGCCCGCCTCCTCCACGGCCCGCTTCGCCTCGCTGCGGATCCTGCGCGGCAGGGTGAGGGTCAGCTCGTCCATGAGGGAGAGCACCTTGGCCGGGTAGCCGGCCTGGGCGGCGGCCTGCTCCACGGAGGCGGGCTCGATGCCCTCGCCGACCATGGCGACGCCCTCGTTGATGAAGTGGCCGATCACCCGGGAGGTGAAGAACCCGCGCGAGTCGTTGACGACGATCGGCGTCTTGTTGATCTGGCGGACCAGGTCGAAGGCGCGCGCGAGGGCCTCGTCGCCGGTCCGGCCGCCCTTGACGATCTCGACCAGGGGCATCTTGTCGACGGGCGAGAAGAAGTGCAGCCCGATGAAGTCGTCCTGGCGCTCCACGCCCTCGGCGAGCGCGGTGATGGGCAGGGTGGAGGTGTTGGAGCACAGCAGCGCGTCGGGGGCGACGACGTGCTGGACCTCCTGGAACACCTTGTGCTTGAGCGCGATGTCCTCGAAGACGGCCTCGATGACCGCGTCGCAGCCCGCGAGGTCGCCCGCCTCGGCCGTCGGGGTGATCCGGGCGAGCAGCGCGTCGGCCTTCTCCCGGGTGGTGCGGCCCTTGGCGACGGCCTTGGCGCACAGCTGCTCGGAGTAGCCCTTGCCCCTGGCGGCCGCCTCCAAGGAGACGTCCTTCAGGACGACGTCGATGCCCGCGCGGGCGCACGCGTAGGCGATGCCGGCGCCCATCATGCCCGCGCCGAGGACGGCGGCCCGGCGGACCCGGCGGGGCTCGACGCCCGCGGGCCGGCCGGCGCCGGAGTTGACGGCCTGGAGGTCGAAGAAGAACGCCTGGATCATGTTCTTCGCGGTCTGCCCGGCGGCCAGTTCCACGAAGTAGCGGGCCTCGATGACCTGGGCGGTCTCGAAGTCCACCTGGGCGCCCTCGACGGCGGCGGCGAGGATGTTGCGCGGCGCCGGGTAGGGGGCGCCGCCGGTCTGCTTGCGCAGGTTGGCCGGGAACGCGGGCAGGTTGGCGGCGAACTTCGGGGTCGACGGCGTACCGCCGGGGATCCGGTAGCCGGGCCGGTCCCAGGGCTGCTGCGACTCGGGGTGGGCGTCGATGAAGGCGCGGGCCTTGGCGACCAGTTCCTGCGGGGTGTCGGCGACCTCGTCCACCAGGCCGTTGTCCAGGGCGCGCCGGGGGCTGTACTGGGTGCCCTGCAGGAGCACCTTCAGCAGCGCGTCGGTGATGCCGAGCAGGCGGACGGTGCGCACGACCCCGCCGCCGCCGGGGAGCAGGCCGAGGGTGACCTCGGGGCAGCCGATCCTGGAGCCCGGCGCATCGAGGGCGATCCGGTGGTGGCAGGCGAGGGCCAGTTCGTACCCGCCGCCGAGGGCCGCGCCGTTGAGGGCGGCGACGACCGGCTTGCCGAGGGTCTCGATGCGGCGCAGGTGGCGCTTGAGGACGAGGCCGCCCTCGAACAGCTCCTGCGCGGTCTCGGGGGTGACCCGGATCAGGTCGCGCAGGTCCCCGCCGGCGAAGAAGGTCTTCTTCGCCGAGGTGAGGATGACGCCGCGGATCGCGTCCCGCTCGGCCTCCAGGCGGTCGGTGACCACGGCGAGGGAGTCGCGGAACGCCTGGTTCATGGTGTTCGCGGACTGGTCCGGGTCGTCCAGGACGAGGGTGACGACACCGGTGTCGTCCTGCTCCCAGCGGATGGCGGTGCTTTCGGTCATGACGGTCGTCTCCGTTGAGGTGTCGTGATTCCGCGGGGAGGTCAGATGCGCTCGACGACGGTGGCGATGCCCATGCCGCCGCCGACGCACAGGGTGGCCAGTCCGTACCGCTTGTCCTGGCGTTCCAGTTCGTCCACCAGGGTGCCGAGGATCATCGCCCCGGTGGCGCCCAG
This is a stretch of genomic DNA from Streptomyces sp. TG1A-8. It encodes these proteins:
- a CDS encoding Tex family protein; translation: MTTPLVGSIEGRIAGELGVRERQVKAAVELLDGGSTVPFIARYRKEATEMLDDAQLRTIEERLRYLRELEERRTAVLESVREQGRLTEELEARIRGAETKARLEDVYLPFKPKRRTKAQIAREAGLEPLAEGLLADPATEPLAAAAAFVDAGKGVTDPQAALEGARAILAERFAEDADLIGELRERMWVRGRLVAKVREGKEEAGAKFADYFDFTEPFTELPSHRVLAMLRGEKEEVLDLVLEPEEPTQGPSSYEGIVASRFAVADRGRPADKWLADTVRWAWRTRILVRLGIDLRLRLRTAAEDAAVQVFAANLRDLLLAAPAGTRATLGLDPGFRTGVKVAVVDATGKAVATDVIHPHVPANRWDEAIARLARLAEEHAVELVAIGNGTASRETDKLAGELLARHPELKLTKVMVSEAGASVYSASQYASQELPGMDVSLRGAVSIARRLQDPLAELVKIDPKSIGVGQYQHDLSEVKLSRSLDAVVEDCVNGVGVDVNTASVPLLSRVSGISASLAENIVAHRDANGPFTSRSELKKVPRLGPKAYEQCAGFLRIRGGSDPLDASSVHPEAYPVVRRMVKTTGQQVASLIGNTGVLRSLRPADFVDDTFGLPTVTDILKELEKPGRDPRPAFRTATFKEGVEKLSDLSAGMVLEGVVTNVAAFGAFVDVGVHQDGLVHVSAMSKTFVKDPRDVVKPGDIVKVKVLDVDVPRKRIALTLRLDDEAAARGADGGRPQRGGGARPPQQRQGQRQGRTDRGGDRGGRQAPPPAGGAMADALRRAGLLDPKNGRRA
- a CDS encoding ABC-F family ATP-binding cassette domain-containing protein produces the protein MTATLVAKNLAAGHGDRSLFSGLDLVVAPGDVIGLVGANGAGKSTLLRLLAGLAPPEQGDLRLSPPTAAVGHLPQEPERRPGESVREFLARRTGVAGAQRAMDEATQALVDGAPGADDAYAGSLERWLHLGGADLEERAEEVADSLGLAVGLDQPMTSLSGGQAARAGLASLLLSRYDVFLLDEPTNDLDLDGLERLERFVTGLRAGTVVVSHDREFLTRTVTKVLELDLAQQRINLYGGGYAAYLEEREVARRHAREDYDEYADKRAALQDRARTQRAWMDKGVKNARRRAGDDNDKIGRKFRSEASEKQAAKARQTQRMIERLDVVEEPRKEWELRMEIAAAPRSGAVVATLRDAEVRRGGFTFGPVSLQVDWADRIAVTGANGAGKSTLLGALLGRVPLDSGHAALGSGVLVGEVDQARRLFHGTESLLDAFAAAVPGTEPAEVRTLLAKFGLKSGHVLRPAGGLSPGERTRAALALLQGRGVNLLVLDEPTNHLDLPAIEQLESALDSYEGTLLLVTHDRRMLDAVRVTRRLEVAAGTVAER
- a CDS encoding FAD-dependent oxidoreductase; its protein translation is MERGSSDEVVVVGSGIAGLTTAVLLAESGRRTRVWAREPAGRTASAVAGALWWPYRIGPEPLVGAWALDTLGVYEELADRPGETGVRLVDGVHRGARLDELGAWAGRVPGLRAVADGLAARLPLIDMPVHLAWLRERFARAGGTVEEREVTDLAAVPAAVVVNCTGLGARSLVPDPAVRPVRGQLVVVENPGITTWYTSVDHVPDASTYFFPQPGGLLLGGTAEEDAWSREPDPATAAEIVARCAAVRPEIAGARVLAHRVGLRPVRDAVRLERRSLPDGRTLVHNYGHGGAGVTVAWGCAREAALLASAAA
- a CDS encoding M1 family metallopeptidase — its product is MHRRILAPGALAAASLLLAVPASAASRSPGAPGIGDPYYPYYGNGGYDVSHYDLRLQYQPRTDALEGTATISARTTQDLSGFDLDFLLDVSEVRVNGARAAFTASGEHELVVTPKAPLAAGTPITVVVRYSGVPSTKSAYGFTTWHRTPDGAVAADEPEAAWWWFPSNDHPSDKATYDVSVAVPDGTRAISNGTLQSTSSKLGWTRYTWRQNKPQATYLATLALGRFDLTTSTSEGGVPVVNAYSEDLGDDEGAARASLERTGEIVDWLSGYFGPYPFASAGGYVPNTTTGYALETQTRVFYSPKQFANGSNTSVVVHELAHQWYGDDVSLKGWKDIWLNEGFARYAQWLWSEHEGEGTAQELADYVYASHPADDPFWTVAPGDPGPDHQFDTPVYDRGALAVQALRNEIGDDAFFALLKGWPKEHAYGNASVADFQRYAEQVSGTPLAALFDTWLFRPSKPAAPAARAASVAQPAAPGTAVAQPRSWKGIEATNGVHGR
- a CDS encoding amino acid permease produces the protein MSKDAVESAQAAAPDQAARTPADAGDAGYSKDLKARHVNMIAIGGAIGTGLFLGAGGRLHSAGPALALAYLVCGVFAFFVVRALGELVLYRPSSGSFVSYAREFLGEKGAYVAGWMYFLNWSTTGIADITAIALYAHYWSTFTSIPQWVLALVALAVVLAVNLISVKIFGEMEFWFAIIKVVTLVGFMLIGVFLLATQHDVDGRKPGPGVITDHGGLLPHGVMPVVLVMQGVIFAYAALELVGVAAGETAEPEKVVPRAVNSIMWRVGLFYVGSVVLLALLLPGSVYSADESPFVTVLSKIGVPAAGDVMNLVVLTAAMSSLNSGLYSTGRILRSMATAGSAPRFTARMNRSQVPYGGILLTCAVCVLGVGLNYLVPSQAFEIVLNVASLGIISTWVIIMICHLVFVRRARAGLVTRPPFRLRFSPVAEIATIAFLLVCLGMMGNDAEVGRKTLLLIPVIAVLLLAGWFGVRRRVSRAAGQEPTGLPR
- a CDS encoding MerR family transcriptional regulator, with the protein product MTTEAEEPTLTIDELAARSGVSVRTVRFYSTRGLLPPPRIGPRRVGRYGRAHLARLELIEELQLQGMTLAAIERYLRRLPPDLSAQDLAVHRAVVSSWAPEAVETVPREELGRRAGRALSDEDVRRLVAMDVVAPAADAQDAYRVDSGLLRLGVELLDVPLSQEVVLAARASLIEHSRAAARELSRLLRDAVAERDAQDVRSLSAHVQPLVVQALLTTFQRSLKREVREWLAEAEQEHTREERPPRGAPRA
- a CDS encoding 3-hydroxyacyl-CoA dehydrogenase NAD-binding domain-containing protein, which encodes MTESTAIRWEQDDTGVVTLVLDDPDQSANTMNQAFRDSLAVVTDRLEAERDAIRGVILTSAKKTFFAGGDLRDLIRVTPETAQELFEGGLVLKRHLRRIETLGKPVVAALNGAALGGGYELALACHHRIALDAPGSRIGCPEVTLGLLPGGGGVVRTVRLLGITDALLKVLLQGTQYSPRRALDNGLVDEVADTPQELVAKARAFIDAHPESQQPWDRPGYRIPGGTPSTPKFAANLPAFPANLRKQTGGAPYPAPRNILAAAVEGAQVDFETAQVIEARYFVELAAGQTAKNMIQAFFFDLQAVNSGAGRPAGVEPRRVRRAAVLGAGMMGAGIAYACARAGIDVVLKDVSLEAAARGKGYSEQLCAKAVAKGRTTREKADALLARITPTAEAGDLAGCDAVIEAVFEDIALKHKVFQEVQHVVAPDALLCSNTSTLPITALAEGVERQDDFIGLHFFSPVDKMPLVEIVKGGRTGDEALARAFDLVRQINKTPIVVNDSRGFFTSRVIGHFINEGVAMVGEGIEPASVEQAAAQAGYPAKVLSLMDELTLTLPRRIRSEAKRAVEEAGGTWTAHPAEAVVDRLVDEFGRTGRSGGAGFYDYTEDGRRAGLWPGLREHFTRPGHEIPFRDMQERMLFSEALDTVRLLEEGVLTSVADANIGSVLGIGFPGWTGGVLQYVNGYEGGLPGFVARARELAERYGERFTPPALLVEKAAKGETFTDGR